One Diospyros lotus cultivar Yz01 chromosome 1, ASM1463336v1, whole genome shotgun sequence genomic window carries:
- the LOC127804942 gene encoding uncharacterized protein LOC127804942 isoform X2, whose product MSGLPSHCGVQLLGDSSCLLLRFIGVGFSGKVEEMAHKSSQFITSVLFCGPQFSASQNYTREYVQKYPFIKVDDVPLEDVPVVIGNYDICIVKSMRLNADVISRANKMKLIMQYGVGLEGVDIDAATKHGIRVARIPSDATGNAASCAEMAIYLMLGLLRKQNEMQIAVKQKKLGEPVGETLLGKSVFIMGFGNIGIDLAKRLRPFGVRILATKRSWARYLEDSYKSDALPTQNGNNGDLVDEKGGHEDIHTFARNADIVVCCLSMNSETAGIINKKFVSSMKKGALLVNIARGGLLDYEAVLNHLKSGHLGGLGLDVAWTEPLDPEDPILKFSNVLMTPHVAGVTENSYRSMAKVVGDVAVQLHEGTPLTGIEFVN is encoded by the exons ATGTCCGGGTTGCCTTCTCACTGCGGAGTTCAGTTGCTCGGAGATTCTTCTTGCCTTCTCCTcag GTTCATTGGTGTAGGATTTTCAGGGAAGGTTGAGGAAATGGCTCACAAAAGCAGCCAGTTTATCACCAGTGTTCTCTTTTGCGGGCCTCAGTTTTCtgcatctcaaaattatacaagAGAATATGTGCAGAAGTATCCTTTCATTAAG GTTGATGATGTTCCACTTGAAGATGTGCCCGTTGTAATTGGCAACTATGATATCTGTATTGTAAAAAGCATGAGGCTGAATGCAGATGTTATTTCTCGTGCAAATAAAATGAAGCTTATAATGCAGTATGGTGTTGGGCTGGAAG GTGTTGATATCGATGCTGCTACAAAGCATGGAATCAGAGTTGCTAGAATTCCAAGTGATGCAACTGGAAATGCAGCTTCATGTGCTGAAATGGCCATATATCTGATGTTGGGCCTTCTTCGTAAGCAA AATGAGATGCAAATCGCTGTAAAGCAAAAAAAGCTTGGAGAGCCAGTGGGTGAAACACTACTTGGAAAATCG GTATTTATTATGGGATTTGGTAACATTGGGATAGATTTGGCAAAGCGCTTGCGCCCTTTTGGTGTCAGAATTCTTGCTACAAAACGGAGTTGGGCCAGATACTTGGAAGACTCGTACAAATCTGACG CATTGCCTACCCAAAATGGTAACAACGGTGATTTGGTTGATGAGAAGGGTGGTCATGAAGATATCCATACTTTTGCAAGAAATGCTGATATAGTTGTCTGTTGTTTGTCAATGAACAGTGAAACG GCTGGCATCATAAACAAAAAATTTGTGTCATCCATGAAAAAG GGTGCTCTTTTGGTGAATATTGCTCGAGGTGGTCTATTGGACTATGAAGCGGTTCTTAATCACCTTAAATCTGGTCACTTGGGGGGTTTGGGTCTGGACGTTGCTTGGACGGAGCCACTTGATCCTGAAGATCCAATTTTGAAGTTCTCAAATGTCCTAATGACACCACATGTTGCAGGTGTTACTGAAAATTCTTACAGATCCATGGCTAAG GTAGTGGGGGATGTAGCCGTTCAGCTTCATGAAGGGACTCCTTTGACAGGTATAGAGTTTGTCAACTGA
- the LOC127804942 gene encoding uncharacterized protein LOC127804942 isoform X3 — MRLCPGCLLTAEFSCSEILLAFSSGFSGKVEEMAHKSSQFITSVLFCGPQFSASQNYTREYVQKYPFIKVDDVPLEDVPVVIGNYDICIVKSMRLNADVISRANKMKLIMQYGVGLEGVDIDAATKHGIRVARIPSDATGNAASCAEMAIYLMLGLLRKQNEMQIAVKQKKLGEPVGETLLGKSVFIMGFGNIGIDLAKRLRPFGVRILATKRSWARYLEDSYKSDALPTQNGNNGDLVDEKGGHEDIHTFARNADIVVCCLSMNSETAGIINKKFVSSMKKGALLVNIARGGLLDYEAVLNHLKSGHLGGLGLDVAWTEPLDPEDPILKFSNVLMTPHVAGVTENSYRSMAKVVGDVAVQLHEGTPLTGIEFVN, encoded by the exons ATG AGGTTATGTCCGGGTTGCCTTCTCACTGCGGAGTTCAGTTGCTCGGAGATTCTTCTTGCCTTCTCCTcag GATTTTCAGGGAAGGTTGAGGAAATGGCTCACAAAAGCAGCCAGTTTATCACCAGTGTTCTCTTTTGCGGGCCTCAGTTTTCtgcatctcaaaattatacaagAGAATATGTGCAGAAGTATCCTTTCATTAAG GTTGATGATGTTCCACTTGAAGATGTGCCCGTTGTAATTGGCAACTATGATATCTGTATTGTAAAAAGCATGAGGCTGAATGCAGATGTTATTTCTCGTGCAAATAAAATGAAGCTTATAATGCAGTATGGTGTTGGGCTGGAAG GTGTTGATATCGATGCTGCTACAAAGCATGGAATCAGAGTTGCTAGAATTCCAAGTGATGCAACTGGAAATGCAGCTTCATGTGCTGAAATGGCCATATATCTGATGTTGGGCCTTCTTCGTAAGCAA AATGAGATGCAAATCGCTGTAAAGCAAAAAAAGCTTGGAGAGCCAGTGGGTGAAACACTACTTGGAAAATCG GTATTTATTATGGGATTTGGTAACATTGGGATAGATTTGGCAAAGCGCTTGCGCCCTTTTGGTGTCAGAATTCTTGCTACAAAACGGAGTTGGGCCAGATACTTGGAAGACTCGTACAAATCTGACG CATTGCCTACCCAAAATGGTAACAACGGTGATTTGGTTGATGAGAAGGGTGGTCATGAAGATATCCATACTTTTGCAAGAAATGCTGATATAGTTGTCTGTTGTTTGTCAATGAACAGTGAAACG GCTGGCATCATAAACAAAAAATTTGTGTCATCCATGAAAAAG GGTGCTCTTTTGGTGAATATTGCTCGAGGTGGTCTATTGGACTATGAAGCGGTTCTTAATCACCTTAAATCTGGTCACTTGGGGGGTTTGGGTCTGGACGTTGCTTGGACGGAGCCACTTGATCCTGAAGATCCAATTTTGAAGTTCTCAAATGTCCTAATGACACCACATGTTGCAGGTGTTACTGAAAATTCTTACAGATCCATGGCTAAG GTAGTGGGGGATGTAGCCGTTCAGCTTCATGAAGGGACTCCTTTGACAGGTATAGAGTTTGTCAACTGA
- the LOC127804942 gene encoding uncharacterized protein LOC127804942 isoform X1 has protein sequence MSGLPSHCGVQLLGDSSCLLLRLEMMFRHVFYKVSTAITAHSKKVQTFKGFSGKVEEMAHKSSQFITSVLFCGPQFSASQNYTREYVQKYPFIKVDDVPLEDVPVVIGNYDICIVKSMRLNADVISRANKMKLIMQYGVGLEGVDIDAATKHGIRVARIPSDATGNAASCAEMAIYLMLGLLRKQNEMQIAVKQKKLGEPVGETLLGKSVFIMGFGNIGIDLAKRLRPFGVRILATKRSWARYLEDSYKSDALPTQNGNNGDLVDEKGGHEDIHTFARNADIVVCCLSMNSETAGIINKKFVSSMKKGALLVNIARGGLLDYEAVLNHLKSGHLGGLGLDVAWTEPLDPEDPILKFSNVLMTPHVAGVTENSYRSMAKVVGDVAVQLHEGTPLTGIEFVN, from the exons ATGTCCGGGTTGCCTTCTCACTGCGGAGTTCAGTTGCTCGGAGATTCTTCTTGCCTTCTCCTcag ATTGGAAATGATGTTCCGCCATGTGTTCTACAAGGTCAGCACAGCAATAACAGCTCATTCCAAGAAGGTCCAAACATTTAAAG GATTTTCAGGGAAGGTTGAGGAAATGGCTCACAAAAGCAGCCAGTTTATCACCAGTGTTCTCTTTTGCGGGCCTCAGTTTTCtgcatctcaaaattatacaagAGAATATGTGCAGAAGTATCCTTTCATTAAG GTTGATGATGTTCCACTTGAAGATGTGCCCGTTGTAATTGGCAACTATGATATCTGTATTGTAAAAAGCATGAGGCTGAATGCAGATGTTATTTCTCGTGCAAATAAAATGAAGCTTATAATGCAGTATGGTGTTGGGCTGGAAG GTGTTGATATCGATGCTGCTACAAAGCATGGAATCAGAGTTGCTAGAATTCCAAGTGATGCAACTGGAAATGCAGCTTCATGTGCTGAAATGGCCATATATCTGATGTTGGGCCTTCTTCGTAAGCAA AATGAGATGCAAATCGCTGTAAAGCAAAAAAAGCTTGGAGAGCCAGTGGGTGAAACACTACTTGGAAAATCG GTATTTATTATGGGATTTGGTAACATTGGGATAGATTTGGCAAAGCGCTTGCGCCCTTTTGGTGTCAGAATTCTTGCTACAAAACGGAGTTGGGCCAGATACTTGGAAGACTCGTACAAATCTGACG CATTGCCTACCCAAAATGGTAACAACGGTGATTTGGTTGATGAGAAGGGTGGTCATGAAGATATCCATACTTTTGCAAGAAATGCTGATATAGTTGTCTGTTGTTTGTCAATGAACAGTGAAACG GCTGGCATCATAAACAAAAAATTTGTGTCATCCATGAAAAAG GGTGCTCTTTTGGTGAATATTGCTCGAGGTGGTCTATTGGACTATGAAGCGGTTCTTAATCACCTTAAATCTGGTCACTTGGGGGGTTTGGGTCTGGACGTTGCTTGGACGGAGCCACTTGATCCTGAAGATCCAATTTTGAAGTTCTCAAATGTCCTAATGACACCACATGTTGCAGGTGTTACTGAAAATTCTTACAGATCCATGGCTAAG GTAGTGGGGGATGTAGCCGTTCAGCTTCATGAAGGGACTCCTTTGACAGGTATAGAGTTTGTCAACTGA